GCCGCGCGCAGCGCGTTGATGACGACGAGGTTGAAGGTCCGCCCCGGCTCCAGGATCACCGTGATCCACATCAGCACCACCGCGCTGGCGAGGATCTTCTGGTCGTGCGTGAACATCTGCAGCAGCCACGGCGACGCCGCCGCCGCGCCGGCCGCGACCACGACGCTGATCATCAGTCCCCGTGCGAGCGCGCGTCGCACCAGCCGGTGCGCCTCGTGCAGCTGCCCCGCGCCGATCAGGTGTCCGACGACGATCTCCGCCGCGAAGCCGGTCGCCAGGCCCGGCAGCAGCACGAAGTACATCAGCTGCGACGTGTAGCTGTGAGCCGCCAGCGCGGACGCGCCGAGGTGCCCCGCGATCGCCACGCTCACCATGTAGGCGAGCCGGTAGGCAATGTTCTCCGCCGCGCCGGGCAGGCCGATGTGCAGCACGCCGGCGAGCTCCGCGCGCTGCAGCCGCCACCAGTCGGACGCCTTCGGTCGCAGGTCCAGCCGCGCGCGCCACAGCCACACGTGCAGGACCAGTCCGAACGCCCGGCTCACCGCCAGCGCCACCGCGAAGCCCGGCAGTCCGAGATGCGGCATCAACGTGATCGACAGCAGCAGCTGCGCCACCTGCATCGCGACCAGCACCATCAAGGTGTCGCGACTGCGCAGATGGGCGCGCATCACGCTCGCCATCGACGCGTTCCAGGCGTCGAGCATCATGGCCGGCGCCAGCGCCATCAGGAAGGGTTGAGACAGCGGCAGCACCTCCGCCGGCGCATTCATCAGGCGCAGCAGCGGGCCCGCGAACAGCAGCGCCATCAGCGCCGTGAAGCCGCCCAGCCAGGTGCTCGCGCCGAGCGCCGCCCGCGCCGTCGCGTCGGCCACCGCGCGACGACCGCCCCCCAGTGCCTGCGTGATCACCACGCTGATGCCCGCGCCGATGATGCGGAACAGGATGAACAGCGTCGCCGCCAACTGGTTGGCCAGCGCGAAGGCGGCACCCGCAGGGTCGGAGATCCGCGCCGCCAGCATCGTCCCGATCACCCCGATGGCGATGCCCAGGCAGAGCTCGAGGAACAGCGGCCAGGCCAGCGCGAACAGGCGGGGGGTCGGGAGGGGCGTCGAGGAGGAGGACATCAGGCGGCGGCGGCAGACAAGTCCGCGCCACCGCTGACAGCGGAGGACACGACGCGAGGAATTCTCTCGTGATGCCCTCGGGCCAGGGACCGTAACCGCAATGAAACCGTGATGACGCCGGGCGGGTGAACGGCTCTGTGGTTTCGCCGCCACCGCGGCGGGCGATCAGCGATCGCTCGCGGCGTTCAGCCCGCTCTGCCCGCTCAGCCCGCCGGGGGTTCCGGCGGCGTGGCGACCGGGCACATCGGCAGACCGCCGGCCATCAGCGTCGCGCGCTCGGCGTCCTCGGCCTGCCGGAGCGACACCAGTTCCGCGCGCGTGCCGTAGAGCTCGTCGAGCTCCTCCAGCAGCAGCGCGCGCACCTGCGCCTCCGCCAGGGGTGGCAGCGCGCGGACCCATTGCCGGTCGCGCCCGTCCAGGCGGTAGACCACCACCCAGATGTCACAGGTGTCGATGAATGCGGACATCCGCGCAGCCTAGTCCAGCCGCCCGGGGCTGGCGATGGGGACTCCCCGACCCCTGCGCCATATTCATCGGATCGCGCCCCCAGGAAGAGGGATCAGCGCCGTGCCATCAGCGCAGGTCGATCAGCGCGGTTCGATCAGCGCCATTCGACGACCGACACGCCCAGTCCGATCCGCTGCTCGCGGAAGTTGTAGTCGATCAGGCTCTCGCCGTAGCCGCTGAACAGCTGCAGGTAGCCGTGCAGCCCGCCGCCGATGGGGAAGGCCCACTCCAGCTGCGCCGATCCGCGCGACCGGTCGCCCCCCTTCAGGCTGTGCCGCGCCGTCAGGGCGAACACGTGCCGGCCCACCTTCTGCGTCACCAGCATCTCGCCGCGGCCGACGTAGTCCTGGATGCCCGGGTTGTCGTCGCTGCCGGTGTTGAGGATGCGCCACCAGGGGCGCAGGCTCACCGTGGTCTCGCCGTGCTCCAGGCTGAGCTCGCCGATCACCCGGTTCCAGCTGCGCGACAGCGGCGCCGCCCGGCCGTTGGACTGGTGGTTCAGGCTCAGGCCCACCATGCTGGCCTTCCAGCCGAACGGGAGCCCGACATCGGTCCCGTGGGTCAGGATCAGCTCGGGCTCGTAGTTGGTCTCGCGGAACGGCCGCGACTCGCGCCCGTTGTAGATCTGCCAGCGCGAGTTCTGCGTGTACGCGCCCCAGACCGAGAACGTGCCATGGTCGTCGAGCGCCCAGATCTTGGACTTCAGGCTGATCTGGAACTTGGCCTCGTTCTTGTCCAGGTCCAGCGCCTGGACCACGCCGTTGTCCGGGCTCTCCGACGACGCCGGATTCGGCGAGCGGTTGGACCGCGAAGTCCACGACACCGGCAACAGGTACACCGGCCGGTGGGGACGCGGCAGGAAGCGCGGCATCTGGTCGCGGCAGGACAGCTCCCAGCGCTCCGACAGCGTCGAGCCCAGGTAGTTGCGGGCGCTGTTGGACGCCTCCGGCAGGCGCGAGCAGGGATCGTCGACGCGCGGGGCGCTGGCCGCGGCGGCCACCGGCAAAGCGGCCGGCACCGGCTGGAGCCGGACCTGGGCGGCGGCCGACGGCGGCGGCGCGTCGGGCGCCCGGCCGTTCAGGCGGTCGTAGCAGCCCAGACGCGCATCGTTGTCGCGGATCGCGGCACAGTCGGCGGGCGACTTTGCCGCCGCGGCAGCCGACAGCGCCGGGTTCTCGGACGGCAGCGCCGCCATCTGCGCGGACGCGTCCTGCGGCATGGCCGCGATGAACGCCGCCAGCAACGCGGCGGCCCATGTCATCGCCATGGCCAGACGGCGGCGGAACTCCCTGATCGACAGCATCTTCTTCAGCCCTTGTTCAGTCGGAGGCGTCGATTGCAAACAGCGTTCCCGGGTACGACGGCAGAACTTGCCGAGACAACGCTCCCTAGAATCCACCGCCATGCAGACGTCCCTCCCCGCCGACTTCGTGTCGGGCACCGCACCCGGCAAGTTCTGGCCCCGTTGGGCCGCGCTGGCCGCGCCGCTGCTGCTCGCAGCCTGCTCGCAGTTGCCGCGGACGCCCGCGCCCTCCTCCGAGCCCGCGACCGGCGGCCCCTTCAGCCCGGCCGCGCTTCAGGCGCTGCGGCCGGCGCAGTTCCGCTCGACCGTCGGCACCGCCGTCCAGGCCCAGGACCGGTGGAGCACCGACCGCGCCCGCATCCGCACGGCCTCCGCGCAGGCCCTGGCCGCCCCGCAGGACGGCGCCGCGTTGCGCGAGCTGGCGCAGGCGCTCCGGCTCGTCGCCCACTACCGGGCCGAGGTCGACACCACCCGTCCCGCGCTGCTCGCCGCGTTGCCGGCGCTGGACGGCCAGCCGGCGGACATCCAGCGGCCGCTGCTCACGGCGGCTTACACGCTCTATGCGGTCGACGCCGCACCGCTGCTGCGCCCCCTCCTGCCGCGCCTGGCCACGCCGCGCGAATTCGCGATCGCCGCCTACGCGCTGATGCAGACGCGCCAGCCTTCAGACCTGGCCCTGATCCAGTCCCAGCTCGCCCAGCGCGACCGCGACGAGCCGCGCCTGCAGGCGCTGGCGCAGGCGGTCTCGACCGCGCAAGGCGTGCCGCAATCGGCGCGTCCGCCGCTGGCCGACCTCCTCGCGGTCCGCCCGGGCTCCCCCGTCGTGTTCAGCTTCCAACGTCCGGGCCGTCAGCAGATGGGCCTGGCGCTGGTGCGGCAGGCTGACGGCCGCTTCGTGCGGCGGCCCGACGGCGGCCTGTTCAACATCGAGCAGTTGGCGCTCTCCAGCAGCGGCCTGCCCGGCACGATCACGCTGGGCAACACGCCGCAGGGGCTGTTCACGATCCAGGGCGCGGGGCGGGCGGCCTCCAACATCTGGATCGGTCCGACGCCGTACCTGCACACGAAAGTGCCGGGTGAAGCGAGCGTGGCGGAGTACGAGCAGCGCGCCCCCGGCCCGAACGAGCCGGTCTGGTCGCTGGACCGGTACCGGGCCTTGCTCCCCGCCTCGTGGCGCGACTACGCCCCGCTGCAGGAAGCCTGGCTGGCTGGCCGCGCCGGGCGCGACGAGATGCTCATGCACGGCAGCACGATCGATCCGCGCTACTACGCCGGCAGCCGCTACTACCCCGGTACGCCGTCGGACGGCTGTCTGGTGGCGATGGAGTACTGGTCCCCGGAGGGCGTGATGGTCCACAGCGACCAGATCGCCCTGCTGCAGGCCTTCACAGCCCAGGGACGCGATCGCGGTTACATGGTGCTGATCGAACTCGACGCCGCCCCCACGCCGGTGGCCCTGGCGGAAGTGATCCAGTCGGTGCTGGAAGCCGAGGCCCGCACGAACGGACGGTGATGAGGCACGAGCAGGGCATGAGGTTCGCGGACGCGAGGCCTCATGCCCGGATCGGGCCTGCGCGCTGGGGGTGGCAGTCCTTGCCAGAGCCCCCGCGAAGGTCCTCTCGATTACCGTGGGTTATGACGGTGCCGCCGCGTTTCATTGGCACTTGGGGAGTCTCCCCACTAGAGTAGGCCGCACCTTGCGGGCCTCCCCTTCCGCCCCGGCCGAGCCATGTCCTCTCCCCTGAAAACCGAAACCCCCAGCGCCCACCATCAAGACCTGGACCTGTACGACAGTGCCCGGCTGATGGAGGTCTTCATCGACGACCAGCGGTCGGCGGTGGAGGCGGTGCGGGCGGCGGCGCCCGCGCTGGCCGCGGCGGTGGACGCGGCGCTGCCGCGCATCGCGGCGGGCGGCCGGCTGCTGTATGCCGGCGCCGGGACGTCCGGCCGGCTGGGTGTGCTGGACAGCGTCGAGCTCGTGCCCACCTTCTCCTGGCCGCGCGAGCGCGCCGTCGCGGTGCTGGCGGGCGGCGAGGGCGCGATGTTCGTCGCCGTGGAAGGCGCGGAGGACGACGAGCCCCAGGGCCGCCGCGACATCGAGGCGCTCGCGCCGACTCCGGACGACGTGCTGATCGGCATCGCCGCCTCGGGCCACACGCCTTACGTGCTGGGCGCGCTGGCCGCGGGCCGCGCCGCCGGCTGCCTGACGATCGCGATGGCCAACAACCCGGGCGCCGCGGTGCTGGCCGCCGGCGAACATGCCATCCTGCTGGACACCGGCGCCGAAGTGATCTCCGGCAGCACGCGTCTGAAGGCGGGCACGGCGCAGAAGATCGCGCTGAACAGCTTCTCCAGCGCGCTGATGGTCAAGCTGCACAAGGTCTACGGCAACCTGATGGTGGACATGAAGGCCACCAACGCGAAGCTGGTCCGGCGTGCCGTCGCGCTGACCATGCGCGCCGCCGGCGCCGACGAGTCCGCGGCGCGCGCGGCGCTCGACCAGTGCGGCTTCCATGTGAAGACCGCCGTCGTGATGCTGCTGCGCCGGCTCGACGCGGCCGGGGCGCAGGCCCTGCTCGCGCGACACGCCGGCGACGTGCGCGCGGCGCTGGCCGATCGCTGATCGCCTCGCGCGGCGCTCGCACGGTCCTCGCACGCAAGCGCTGCAATCCCCGATGCGGCACCCCCTCTGTTTGCATCGACACTGAGGCCCATGTCCGCCTCTTCCGAATCTCCGAATTCTTCCGGCCAGGCCCGCA
This genomic stretch from Mitsuaria sp. 7 harbors:
- a CDS encoding MATE family efflux transporter, whose translation is MSSSSTPLPTPRLFALAWPLFLELCLGIAIGVIGTMLAARISDPAGAAFALANQLAATLFILFRIIGAGISVVITQALGGGRRAVADATARAALGASTWLGGFTALMALLFAGPLLRLMNAPAEVLPLSQPFLMALAPAMMLDAWNASMASVMRAHLRSRDTLMVLVAMQVAQLLLSITLMPHLGLPGFAVALAVSRAFGLVLHVWLWRARLDLRPKASDWWRLQRAELAGVLHIGLPGAAENIAYRLAYMVSVAIAGHLGASALAAHSYTSQLMYFVLLPGLATGFAAEIVVGHLIGAGQLHEAHRLVRRALARGLMISVVVAAGAAAASPWLLQMFTHDQKILASAVVLMWITVILEPGRTFNLVVINALRAAGDAKYPVMVGAGSMLLVLAGGSWLLGEVLGLGLVGLWIAYAADEWIRGLLMWRRWARLGWVPQARAVHRRLRAARAH
- the murQ gene encoding N-acetylmuramic acid 6-phosphate etherase; translated protein: MSSPLKTETPSAHHQDLDLYDSARLMEVFIDDQRSAVEAVRAAAPALAAAVDAALPRIAAGGRLLYAGAGTSGRLGVLDSVELVPTFSWPRERAVAVLAGGEGAMFVAVEGAEDDEPQGRRDIEALAPTPDDVLIGIAASGHTPYVLGALAAGRAAGCLTIAMANNPGAAVLAAGEHAILLDTGAEVISGSTRLKAGTAQKIALNSFSSALMVKLHKVYGNLMVDMKATNAKLVRRAVALTMRAAGADESAARAALDQCGFHVKTAVVMLLRRLDAAGAQALLARHAGDVRAALADR
- a CDS encoding phospholipase A, whose protein sequence is MLSIREFRRRLAMAMTWAAALLAAFIAAMPQDASAQMAALPSENPALSAAAAAKSPADCAAIRDNDARLGCYDRLNGRAPDAPPPSAAAQVRLQPVPAALPVAAAASAPRVDDPCSRLPEASNSARNYLGSTLSERWELSCRDQMPRFLPRPHRPVYLLPVSWTSRSNRSPNPASSESPDNGVVQALDLDKNEAKFQISLKSKIWALDDHGTFSVWGAYTQNSRWQIYNGRESRPFRETNYEPELILTHGTDVGLPFGWKASMVGLSLNHQSNGRAAPLSRSWNRVIGELSLEHGETTVSLRPWWRILNTGSDDNPGIQDYVGRGEMLVTQKVGRHVFALTARHSLKGGDRSRGSAQLEWAFPIGGGLHGYLQLFSGYGESLIDYNFREQRIGLGVSVVEWR